The Streptomyces cathayae DNA segment TCGGCATCCCTCGCGACGGACCATCCGTGCAGTGGAGAGTGGCCGGAACCCGATACCGGGTCCCGGCCACTTTTCGCATGTCCGTCATCGGCGCGGCGTGGCGCCGATGGGCTGTGGCGCTGTGCGTTCGATGAGGACTGGAGGCGGTGAGGGCGGCGCGCATGGACGGCTCCGGGGCGGGGGTGAGGGCGAACCAATCCATGATTACCAGTAATCATGACTTTTGTCCGGAATTGCCGATGTGTGGGCGATTCCGGCCGTGAGGCGTGTGTGAGCGGGTTTCTGTGTGGCTGCGAGGCCGTTCCGGCCTCGGTCTCACGGGCTGCCGCGGGGCCGGAAAGCCACCGTGGACGGTCGAGGCGCTCGGCCCGGTGGCGGTACGCGTCGCGCCGGAACGAGGGAGGGCCAGCGTTCTTGCTGGCCAGAAGGTACTTGCGCCCCCGGCAGGACTCGAACCTGCGGCCAAGCGCTTAGAAGGCGCCTGCTCTATCCACTGAGCTACGGGGGCCCGGGTGTGGTGGCCACTGTCGCGGTGCCCGGGTGTGGCCGGTTCCTGACGTTGCCGGGGACAAGGATAGGGCTCCCGAGCCCCTGCCCCTGACGCTTCGCCTCCGTGGCTCGATGTGGAGGTCCGGTGAAGCGGTCCCGATAATCGCAGGCGGGTACGAATCGTGCACTGCTTTCGGCCCCTGGCGCATCGGGTGTTGTGCACTCGTTATGCCTCGCCCGCGCCCGCGCCCCAGTCGTCCCTTCCGTCCCTTGTATCCGATCGGCGCGCAGACATGCTCATATGCTTCAGAATTCCCCTGAAATTGGGCATTCTTCGCATGTGGTGACCTTGGACGTACGGCCTCAGCTGCTCGACGCACTCTCCGCCCTGCGCGACCGTGTCGCCGCCGCACGCTTCCCGCTGCCCCTGGCGGGGGCTCCCCGCGCGCGTGCCAACCGCGACGAACTGCTCGCGCAGCTCGACGACTACCTGGTACCCCGCCTGAGAGAGCCCCGAGCGCCGTTGCTGGCCGTCGTCGGGGGATCCACCGGGGCCGGCAAGTCCACCCTGGTGAACTCTCTGGTGGGGCGGCGGGTCAGTGAGGCGGGGGTGCTGCGGCCGACGACACGCACACCGGTGCTCGTCTGCCACCCGGAGGACCACCACTGGTTCAGCGGGATGCGGGTGCTGCCCGACCTCACCCGCGTGTGGGTGCCCCAGCAGGAGACCGAGGACCACCTGCTCCCCGGCGAGAACCCCGCGCGCGTGCTGCGCGTCGAGACCGTCGACAGCCTTCCGCCCGGCCTCGCCCTGCTCGACGCCCCCGACATCGACTCCCTCGTCTCCGACAACCGCGTCCTCGCCGCCGAACTCATCTGCGCGGCGGACATCTGGGTCATGGTCACCACCGCCGCCCGCTACGCCGACGCCGTCCCCTGGCGCATGCTGCGCGCCGCCAAGGAGTACGACGTCAGCCTCGTGACCGTCCTGGACCGGGTGCCCCATCAGGTGGTGTCCGAGGTGTCGCGGCAGTACGGTGCCCTGCTCACCAAGGCCGGACTCGGCCACGTACCGCGCTTCACCGTGCCGGAGCTGCCCGAGTCGGCCTGGGGCGGCGGGCTGCTGCCGGCCTCCGCCGTGGCGGCGCTGCGGACCTGGCTCGTCCACCAGACGCAGGACCCCGCCGCCCGCGAGCACGTCATGGCGCGGACCGCCCAGGGCGTCCTCGACTCCCTCAACTCCCGCATGCCGGAACTCGCCGGTGCCGCCGCCGCGCAGCACGCCGCCGCGCTGCGGCTCACCTCCGCCGTCGACGGGGCGTACGACAGCGAGCACTCGCGGCTGCGCGGTCGGCTGCAGGCCGGGGCCGTGCTCGCCGGCGACGCGCTCAAGCGGTGGCGCGCCTTTCCGCTCGACTGCACTCCCGTCGAACTCCTCGACACCCTCGTGGAGAGCCTGGGCGCCCTGCTGCTGTGCGCCGTCACCGCCGCCGACGAGCGGGTCGACGCCGCCTGGCGACGCGAACCGGCCGCGAACGCACCCGAGTTCACCGACCGTGACGGGGCGGTGGAAGGCGCCGAGCACCGGATCGGGCTGGCCGTACGGCGCTGGCGGCGC contains these protein-coding regions:
- a CDS encoding dynamin family protein; protein product: MVTLDVRPQLLDALSALRDRVAAARFPLPLAGAPRARANRDELLAQLDDYLVPRLREPRAPLLAVVGGSTGAGKSTLVNSLVGRRVSEAGVLRPTTRTPVLVCHPEDHHWFSGMRVLPDLTRVWVPQQETEDHLLPGENPARVLRVETVDSLPPGLALLDAPDIDSLVSDNRVLAAELICAADIWVMVTTAARYADAVPWRMLRAAKEYDVSLVTVLDRVPHQVVSEVSRQYGALLTKAGLGHVPRFTVPELPESAWGGGLLPASAVAALRTWLVHQTQDPAAREHVMARTAQGVLDSLNSRMPELAGAAAAQHAAALRLTSAVDGAYDSEHSRLRGRLQAGAVLAGDALKRWRAFPLDCTPVELLDTLVESLGALLLCAVTAADERVDAAWRREPAANAPEFTDRDGAVEGAEHRIGLAVRRWRRELEEYAEEEVRELDHAPAPDPETVTALAATALLSGRREWTAGEKLAERIGAHGALRLRDRGGRLLLQHVNRIMHTERERRLAPLDALEVHPEPQAELIAALSVLQKER